The proteins below come from a single Hyperolius riggenbachi isolate aHypRig1 chromosome 8, aHypRig1.pri, whole genome shotgun sequence genomic window:
- the LOC137527394 gene encoding piggyBac transposable element-derived protein 4-like — translation MAKRMYSLQEAFAILERDSDSDSHSSSEFEDDLESTDIDWLPSESESDSTDSDSESAGPSTAQPSRSAEQAKGISDTDTASEGGSPIATSSNAIPRGQRAARPRQSMPARVPQREPLPYDLRDPQWSASNMETPNLPPFTARSGLLVDTSNMQPIDFFELFLPESFLQYVCDQSNIYAQQRIADHPTCVLASHWTPATTRDLKVFLGLTFDMALSPLPEQQLYWTKNPILCIPIYSSRMTRRRYQMLLTCLHFSNNADHLPPNDPAHDRLFKLRPFIDHLNRTFAEKYMPEQRIAIDESLIPFHGRLAIKQYIPNKRSRYGIKLYKLCESGSGYIYSLKVYEGKDSLIQPPGCPPYMGTTERIVLDLLNPLLHQGYHLYVDNFYTSVPLFKHLFSVQTPACGTVRANRKGLPSEVVHKKLKRGETCSQRSNELLALKFRDKRDVLALTTIHTEATTTVRTRSREVVKPLAIAEYTKFMGAVDLSDQVLAPYRLNRKRKIWYKKVALYFFQMCLQNAFVLYKKSARN, via the exons ATGGCAAAGAGAATGTATTCTTTGCAAGAGGCGTTCGCCATTCTGGAGCGTGACAGTGacagtgacagtcacagcagcagcgaatTTGAGGATGATTTGGAGTCCACAGATATTGATTGGCTGCCGTCCGAGTCAGAAAGCGACTCAACGGACAGCGATTCTGAGTCTGCTGGGCCATCCACAGCTCAGCCATCTAGGAGCGCGGAGCAGGCAAAGGGCATTAGTGACACTGACACTGCTTCTGAAGGAGGGTCACCTATAGCTACCTCCAGCAATGCCATCCCAAGAGgtcagagggctgccaggccaaggcagagcaTGCCAGCAAGGGTACCACAGAGGGAACCACTACCCTATGATCTAAGGGACCCACAATGGTCAGCATCTAATATGGAGACCCCTAACCTCCCTCCCTTCACAGCCAGGAGTGGCCTATTAGTGGACACCAGCAacatgcagcccattgacttttttgaactttttttgccAGAGAGCTTCCTGCAGTATGTCTGCGATCAGAGCAATATCTATGCCCAGCAACGCATAGCAGACCATCCCACCTGTGTGTTAGCTTCCCACTGGACCCCTGCAACTACCCGTGATTTGAAAGTTTTTTTGGGATTGACTTTCGATATGGCCCTTTCTCCATTACCTGAACAGCAACTGTACTGGACAAAAAATCCAATCCTCTGCATCCCAATTTATTCGTCCAGAATGACCAGACGCCGCTACCAAATGCTGCTAACCTGCTTGCATTTTAGCAATAATGCAGACCACCTCCCACCTAACGACCCAGCCCATGACCGACTATTTAAATTGAGGCCCTTCATCGACCATTTAAATAGAACTTTTGCAGAAAAATACATGCCAGAGCAAAGAATAGCCATCGATGAGTCCTTAATCCCTTTCCACGGGAGGCTGGCAATCAAACAATATATACCCAACAAAAGGTCACGGTATGGGATAAAACTGTACAAGTTGTGCGAAAGTGGGAGTGGCTATATCTATTCACTAAAAGTTTATGAAGGGAAGGACAGCTTAATACAGCCTCCTGGATGCCCTCCCTACATGGGTACAACAGAGAGGATAGTACTGGACCTCCTCAACCCTCTACTCCACCAGGGTTACCACCTTTACGTGGACAATTTTTACACGAGTGTTCCACTGTTCAAACATTTATTTTCAGTCCAGACTCCAGCCTGCGGAACTGTCAGGGCAAATCGCAAAGGCCTGCCATCAGAGGTCGTTCATAAAAAACTGAAGAGGGGGGAGACCTGCAGCCAACGGAGCAACGAGCTGCTCGCTTTAAAATTTAGAGATAAGCGCGATGTCTTAGccctcaccaccatccacaccgagGCAACAACAACTGTGAGGACTCGTAGTCGGGAAGTAGTAAAACCACTGGCCATCGCTGAGTACACCAAGTTCATGGGGGCAGTGGACTTGTCCGACCAGGTTTTGGCACCATACAGGctcaacaggaagaggaagatctGGTACAAAAAAGTGGCTCTATATTTTTTCCAGATGTGCCTCCAAAACGCCTTTGTCCTGTACAAAAAATCAG Caagaaactga